The Microlunatus antarcticus genome window below encodes:
- a CDS encoding oxygenase MpaB family protein encodes MVALATEQAQDAGLFGPDSVTWRVNGDQSMAIAGFRALLLQAVHPLVMAGFNDNTVWFDDMWGRLQRTGDWVGTVTYGTTAEAEKAGRVLRRVHASLPEGVEPESGLPYRVDDPELLRWVHVTEVESFLSTYRRCGGVLRRGEGDQYVDEMRASAELVGLERHTVPASEAEIQDYYDYVQPQLRVSKVARNNTLKFIRPPMPRWVRLGTPARPAWAGMVGLGIAMLPPWARRLYGLPAIPGADLLATANAYAVRRVLASVPLVITSNPAYGRALRRMRSLQPALV; translated from the coding sequence ATGGTCGCCCTCGCGACGGAGCAGGCGCAGGACGCCGGACTCTTCGGACCGGACTCCGTAACCTGGCGTGTCAACGGTGACCAGTCGATGGCGATCGCGGGCTTCCGCGCGCTGCTGCTGCAGGCCGTGCACCCGCTGGTGATGGCCGGCTTCAACGACAACACCGTGTGGTTCGACGACATGTGGGGCCGTCTGCAGCGCACCGGCGACTGGGTCGGCACCGTCACGTACGGGACGACGGCCGAGGCGGAGAAGGCCGGCCGCGTGCTCCGCCGGGTGCACGCGTCGCTGCCCGAGGGCGTCGAGCCCGAGTCGGGCCTGCCCTACCGCGTCGACGACCCGGAGCTGCTGCGCTGGGTCCACGTGACCGAGGTCGAATCGTTCCTCTCGACGTACCGCCGCTGCGGTGGCGTGCTGCGCCGGGGCGAGGGCGACCAGTACGTCGACGAGATGCGGGCGAGCGCCGAGCTGGTCGGCCTCGAGCGGCACACGGTCCCGGCCTCCGAGGCGGAGATCCAGGACTACTACGACTACGTGCAGCCGCAGCTGCGGGTGTCGAAGGTCGCCCGGAACAACACGCTGAAGTTCATCCGGCCGCCGATGCCCCGCTGGGTGCGCCTCGGCACCCCGGCCCGGCCCGCCTGGGCGGGGATGGTCGGGCTCGGCATCGCCATGCTGCCGCCGTGGGCGCGCCGCCTCTACGGGCTCCCGGCCATCCCGGGCGCCGACCTGCTGGCCACGGCCAACGCGTACGCCGTCCGCCGCGTCCTCGCGTCGGTGCCGCTGGTGATCACCAGCAACCCGGCGTACGGGCGGGCGCTGCGGCGGATGCGGAGCCTGCAGCCCGCGCTCGTCTGA
- a CDS encoding ExeM/NucH family extracellular endonuclease yields the protein MPVLAHRPWRRRGAAVGAVGALAASLLVAVPSTASAATPLPIAQIQGTSRFSPYVGKVVTTTPSVVTAAYPTGGLSGFVVQTPGTGGKDRSLKKASDAVFVYTGKAGVDVTIGDLVTVTGTVEEFPSGSDPDADSLTEIAGTVTVTKSDASYKKVKPVSSVSWASTYDRRENLESMLYSSTEKWTVNDTYTLGSYGELGLATGGRLVQPTDKARLGSKAADKQEERNAERRVVLDDGISGPAFDKAGSPGTPPYLTRKNDVRVGDTAKLTEPVVVDWRNGAWALNPTRPTAAGDEVATIDDKAPEKVPNVKGDVSVASFNVLNYFTTLGTATAACKANPVSTDGTPNTVASGCDQRGAWDGADLDRQQDKIVKAINALDSSVTGLMEIENSAKLGEGKDEATKTLVAALNADAKRAKWDYVPSSDQLQPVADQDVITNAIIFQPAEVTWAGKSYADGKDSTDTGAFKNARTPIAAAFTPVGGGAPMLVAVNHFKSKSASGATGENADLGQGAYNADRVAQANALLGWLPGVQTDARTDAVALVGDFNSYTHEDPLETLYAAGWTNAAQQKDYSYNFDGLSGSLDHVLLNPAADKRLTGSGVWNINSVEPVLREYSRYKSTLIDYYRDDVYRASDHDPVKVGLKKGKASQVTLTMLNFNDFHGRIAAASPDTKQFFGTIEQQRATAGEGNTLVMSAGDSVGASLFASSVQEDQPTIDVLNAADLDVSAVGNHEFDRGFADLTGRITKAADWTYLGANVYKKGTTKPALPTYAIVERGGLKIGVVGAVTQETSTLVSPAGISGIEFGDPVAAVNRVTKQLTDGKKSNGEADVVVAEYHEGASKTQLDPTTGSQVVSLEDQLKASPVFAHIVNDTSPKVAAIFTAHTHQAYAYDAPVPGAAGATRPVTQSGSYAAFLGKVTLTVDVKTKAVLAHTQQNLKPTTVPDADLAAAYPRVRRISGIVDAALARADVLGSVKIGEATHEITRAFGPDGEDTRGAESTLSDLVAEMYRSSTASPERGSAQIGVQNPGGVREDLDAGDVTFGEAASVLPFANSLFTVDLTGAQFKTLLEQQWQRDATGNVPSRAYLQLGLSKNVTYTYDASLAEGSRITSITVDGKAIDPAASYRVATNSFLAAGGDNFRVLGEGANSKDTGLSDLDSWTDYIKAETPVSPSFAKQAVSVSPLPGALTAGRSATFTVSSLDFSSRPTEDGDYAGVDERTSTVTATLNGSKVSETPAADGSATVTLAVPADAAKGPGTLVLTTDTGTTVTIPVTVA from the coding sequence GTGCCCGTTCTTGCCCACCGTCCCTGGAGGCGCCGCGGCGCTGCCGTAGGCGCCGTCGGAGCGCTGGCCGCGAGCCTGCTCGTCGCCGTGCCGAGCACCGCCTCGGCGGCCACGCCGCTGCCGATCGCGCAGATCCAGGGGACCAGCCGGTTCTCGCCTTACGTGGGCAAGGTCGTCACGACGACCCCGTCCGTGGTCACCGCGGCCTACCCGACCGGTGGGCTGAGCGGGTTCGTCGTGCAGACACCGGGGACGGGCGGCAAGGACCGCAGCCTCAAGAAGGCCTCGGACGCCGTGTTCGTCTACACCGGCAAGGCCGGGGTCGACGTCACGATCGGCGACCTCGTCACGGTGACCGGGACGGTCGAGGAGTTCCCAAGCGGCAGCGACCCAGACGCCGACAGCCTGACCGAGATCGCCGGCACGGTGACGGTGACGAAGTCGGACGCGTCGTACAAGAAGGTGAAGCCGGTCAGCAGCGTCTCGTGGGCCTCGACCTACGACCGCCGGGAGAACCTCGAGTCGATGCTCTACTCGAGCACCGAGAAGTGGACGGTCAACGACACCTACACGCTCGGCTCGTACGGCGAGCTCGGCCTGGCCACCGGCGGTCGGCTGGTCCAGCCCACCGACAAGGCGCGCCTCGGGTCGAAGGCGGCCGACAAGCAGGAGGAGCGCAACGCCGAGCGTCGCGTCGTCCTGGACGACGGCATCAGCGGTCCCGCGTTCGACAAGGCCGGCTCGCCCGGCACGCCGCCCTACCTGACGCGCAAGAACGACGTCCGCGTCGGCGACACGGCCAAGCTCACCGAGCCGGTGGTCGTCGACTGGCGCAACGGCGCCTGGGCGCTCAACCCGACCCGTCCGACGGCGGCCGGCGACGAGGTCGCGACGATCGACGACAAGGCGCCGGAGAAGGTCCCGAACGTGAAGGGCGACGTCTCCGTCGCCTCGTTCAACGTCCTCAACTACTTCACGACGCTCGGCACGGCGACCGCGGCGTGCAAGGCCAACCCGGTCAGCACGGACGGGACGCCCAACACCGTCGCGTCGGGCTGCGACCAGCGCGGCGCCTGGGACGGGGCCGACCTCGACCGGCAGCAGGACAAGATCGTCAAGGCGATCAACGCGCTCGACTCGTCGGTCACCGGGCTGATGGAGATCGAGAACTCGGCCAAGCTCGGCGAGGGCAAGGACGAGGCGACCAAGACGCTCGTCGCCGCGCTCAACGCCGACGCCAAGCGCGCCAAGTGGGACTACGTGCCGTCGTCCGACCAGCTGCAGCCGGTCGCCGACCAGGACGTCATCACCAACGCGATCATCTTCCAGCCGGCCGAGGTCACCTGGGCGGGCAAGTCCTACGCGGACGGCAAGGACTCGACCGACACCGGGGCGTTCAAGAACGCGCGGACCCCGATCGCCGCGGCCTTCACCCCCGTCGGAGGCGGTGCGCCGATGCTCGTCGCGGTCAACCACTTCAAGTCCAAGAGCGCCTCGGGCGCGACCGGCGAGAACGCCGACCTCGGCCAGGGTGCCTACAACGCCGACCGCGTCGCCCAGGCGAACGCGCTGCTCGGCTGGCTGCCCGGCGTCCAGACCGATGCGCGCACCGACGCCGTCGCGCTCGTCGGCGACTTCAACTCCTACACGCACGAGGACCCGCTCGAGACCCTCTACGCGGCCGGCTGGACCAACGCGGCCCAGCAGAAGGACTACTCGTACAACTTCGACGGGCTGTCGGGCTCGCTCGACCACGTGCTGCTCAACCCGGCGGCCGACAAGCGCCTGACCGGCAGCGGCGTGTGGAACATCAACTCCGTCGAGCCGGTGCTGCGCGAGTACAGCCGCTACAAGTCCACCCTCATCGACTACTACCGCGACGACGTCTACCGGGCCAGCGACCACGACCCGGTGAAGGTCGGCCTCAAGAAGGGCAAGGCCAGCCAGGTCACGCTCACGATGCTGAACTTCAACGACTTCCACGGGCGGATCGCCGCGGCGTCGCCCGACACGAAGCAGTTCTTCGGCACGATCGAGCAGCAGCGGGCCACGGCCGGCGAGGGCAACACCCTGGTCATGTCGGCCGGCGACAGCGTCGGGGCGTCGCTGTTCGCCTCGTCGGTGCAGGAGGACCAGCCGACGATCGACGTGCTCAACGCCGCCGACCTCGACGTGTCGGCCGTGGGCAACCACGAGTTCGACCGCGGCTTCGCCGACCTGACCGGCCGGATCACCAAGGCGGCCGACTGGACCTACCTCGGCGCGAACGTCTACAAGAAGGGCACGACCAAGCCGGCGCTCCCGACGTACGCGATCGTCGAGCGTGGCGGGCTCAAGATCGGCGTCGTCGGCGCAGTGACGCAGGAGACCTCGACGCTCGTGTCCCCGGCGGGGATCAGCGGGATCGAGTTCGGCGACCCGGTCGCCGCGGTCAACCGCGTGACCAAGCAGCTCACCGACGGCAAGAAGTCGAACGGCGAGGCCGACGTCGTCGTGGCCGAGTACCACGAGGGCGCCAGCAAGACCCAGCTCGACCCGACCACCGGCAGCCAGGTCGTGAGCCTGGAGGACCAGCTCAAGGCGAGCCCGGTCTTCGCGCACATCGTGAACGACACCTCGCCCAAGGTCGCGGCGATCTTCACCGCGCACACCCATCAGGCGTACGCGTACGACGCCCCCGTCCCCGGTGCTGCCGGGGCCACGCGGCCGGTGACCCAGAGCGGCTCGTACGCCGCGTTCCTGGGCAAGGTCACGCTGACGGTCGACGTCAAGACCAAGGCCGTGCTGGCGCACACCCAGCAGAACCTCAAGCCGACCACCGTCCCCGACGCCGACCTGGCCGCGGCGTACCCGCGGGTCCGGCGGATCTCGGGGATCGTCGACGCCGCGCTCGCGCGGGCCGACGTGCTCGGCTCGGTCAAGATCGGCGAGGCGACGCACGAGATCACCCGGGCCTTCGGTCCGGACGGCGAGGACACCCGCGGGGCGGAGTCGACGCTGAGCGACCTCGTCGCCGAGATGTACCGGTCTTCGACCGCGTCGCCGGAGCGGGGGAGCGCGCAGATCGGCGTCCAGAACCCGGGCGGTGTCCGCGAGGACCTCGACGCGGGGGACGTCACCTTCGGCGAGGCGGCGTCGGTCCTGCCGTTCGCCAACTCGCTGTTCACCGTCGACTTGACCGGGGCGCAGTTCAAGACGCTGCTGGAGCAGCAGTGGCAGCGTGACGCGACGGGCAACGTCCCCTCGCGGGCCTACCTGCAGCTCGGCCTGTCCAAGAACGTGACCTACACCTACGACGCGTCGCTCGCCGAAGGCAGTCGCATCACGTCCATCACGGTCGACGGCAAGGCGATCGACCCGGCGGCGTCCTACCGCGTGGCCACGAACAGCTTCCTGGCCGCCGGTGGCGACAACTTCCGGGTGCTCGGCGAGGGGGCCAACAGCAAGGACACCGGGCTGTCGGACCTCGACTCGTGGACCGACTACATCAAGGCCGAGACGCCGGTCAGTCCCTCGTTCGCCAAGCAGGCCGTGTCGGTCTCGCCGCTGCCCGGCGCGCTCACCGCGGGGCGGTCGGCGACCTTCACGGTGTCGTCGCTCGACTTCAGCAGCCGTCCGACCGAGGACGGGGACTACGCCGGGGTCGACGAGCGGACGTCGACGGTGACCGCGACGCTCAACGGGTCGAAGGTCAGCGAGACCCCCGCTGCCGACGGGAGCGCGACGGTCACGCTCGCCGTACCGGCCGACGCGGCCAAGGGCCCGGGGACGCTCGTCCTGACCACGGACACCGGCACCACGGTCACCATCCCGGTCACGGTCGCCTGA
- the thrC gene encoding threonine synthase, whose protein sequence is MTAVLDTQVPPPVGVRAGAFGNATHLVCRACGAQSPLGPFYACMECFGPLEVGYDFPRVTRAEIEAGPKSIWRYAPLLPVPADIATFRSTDPGFTRLVDAGNLAADLGLRKLHVKDDSGNPTHSFKDRVVAVALSAARELGLNVLACPSTGNLANAVAAAAARAGIRSVVMVPSNLEQQKIIASAVYDTTLIAIEGNYDDVNKLASEIAGEEEGWAFVNVNVRPYYAEGSKTLAFEIAEQLGWRLPDQVVIPVASGSQLTKIDKGFAELVKLGLVEDKPVKIFGAQATGCSPIVQAYEAGQDVVAPVKPNTIAKSLAIGNPADGPYVLDVVRRTGGRIADVDDETVVRNILRLARTEGIFGETAGGVTVGVTARLIADGDLDPDAETVIINSGDGLKTLDAVSGSVGPKITIPPRYEAFTDFWKGYSA, encoded by the coding sequence ATGACCGCGGTGCTCGACACCCAGGTTCCCCCGCCCGTCGGCGTCCGCGCCGGAGCGTTCGGGAACGCCACCCACCTCGTCTGTCGGGCCTGTGGAGCGCAGTCGCCGCTCGGCCCCTTCTACGCCTGCATGGAGTGCTTCGGCCCGCTCGAGGTCGGCTACGACTTCCCGCGCGTGACCCGCGCCGAGATCGAGGCCGGTCCCAAGAGCATCTGGCGCTACGCGCCGCTGCTGCCCGTGCCGGCCGACATCGCCACGTTCCGGTCGACGGATCCCGGCTTCACCCGCCTCGTCGACGCCGGCAACCTCGCCGCCGACCTGGGCCTGCGCAAGCTGCACGTCAAGGACGACTCGGGCAACCCGACGCACTCCTTCAAGGACCGCGTCGTCGCCGTAGCGCTCTCCGCGGCCCGCGAGCTCGGGCTGAACGTCCTCGCCTGCCCCTCGACCGGTAACCTGGCCAACGCCGTGGCCGCCGCGGCGGCCCGTGCCGGCATCCGCTCGGTCGTCATGGTCCCGTCGAACCTCGAGCAGCAGAAGATCATCGCCTCCGCGGTCTACGACACGACCTTGATCGCCATCGAGGGCAACTACGACGACGTGAACAAGCTGGCCAGCGAGATCGCCGGCGAGGAGGAGGGCTGGGCGTTCGTCAACGTCAACGTCCGCCCCTACTACGCCGAGGGCTCGAAGACGCTGGCGTTCGAGATCGCCGAGCAGCTCGGCTGGAGGCTGCCCGACCAGGTCGTCATACCCGTCGCCTCCGGCTCGCAGCTGACCAAGATCGACAAGGGCTTCGCCGAGCTGGTCAAGCTCGGGCTGGTCGAGGACAAGCCGGTCAAGATCTTCGGCGCGCAGGCGACCGGCTGCTCGCCGATCGTGCAGGCGTACGAGGCCGGCCAGGACGTGGTCGCGCCGGTCAAGCCGAACACCATCGCCAAGTCGCTCGCGATCGGCAACCCGGCGGACGGGCCGTACGTGCTCGACGTCGTGCGCCGCACCGGCGGCCGGATCGCCGACGTCGACGACGAGACCGTCGTGCGGAACATCCTGCGTCTGGCGCGGACCGAGGGCATCTTCGGCGAGACCGCCGGTGGCGTCACGGTCGGCGTGACCGCGCGGCTGATCGCCGACGGCGACCTCGACCCCGACGCCGAGACCGTGATCATCAACTCGGGCGACGGCCTCAAGACCCTCGACGCGGTCTCCGGCAGCGTCGGACCCAAGATCACGATCCCGCCGCGCTACGAGGCGTTCACCGACTTCTGGAAGGGCTACTCCGCATGA
- a CDS encoding pyridoxamine 5'-phosphate oxidase family protein, with product MTSTDTTGGTAKVAELASDIKFAMLTTVDADGELVSRPMAHQEVEGDGDLWFFSSRDSRKVEHVQANPHVAVTLASSSSWVSINGSAQVVEDVQRAKDLWSVDMEAWFPQGPEDPSIVLIKVTGDTAEYWDGPGGRVSSVLSLVKSKVTGERYSGGENEKVVLGADS from the coding sequence GTGACTTCCACCGACACGACCGGCGGTACCGCCAAGGTCGCCGAGCTCGCCTCCGACATCAAGTTCGCCATGCTCACCACCGTGGACGCCGACGGTGAGCTCGTCAGCCGGCCGATGGCCCACCAGGAGGTCGAGGGCGACGGGGACTTGTGGTTCTTCTCCTCCCGCGACTCCCGCAAGGTCGAGCACGTCCAGGCCAACCCGCACGTCGCCGTGACGCTGGCGTCGAGCAGCTCGTGGGTCTCGATCAACGGCTCCGCGCAGGTCGTCGAGGACGTCCAGCGGGCCAAGGACCTGTGGTCGGTCGACATGGAGGCCTGGTTCCCGCAGGGTCCCGAGGACCCGTCGATCGTCCTGATCAAGGTCACCGGCGACACCGCCGAGTACTGGGACGGGCCCGGGGGCCGCGTGTCCTCGGTGCTGAGCCTGGTGAAGTCGAAGGTCACCGGTGAGCGCTACTCCGGTGGCGAGAACGAGAAGGTCGTCCTCGGGGCGGACTCCTGA
- a CDS encoding glucose-6-phosphate dehydrogenase (catalyzes the formation of D-glucono-1,5-lactone 6-phosphate from D-glucose 6-phosphate): MPDSTDAQQSDDAQKPDPIEDPTAIILYGGTGDLAKRMVLPAIYALFTHGLLPKQFRLIGNGRGDVSAEEFAKHIRDSLAEFADAPEDDEFAEFAKNVSFAGGGFKESDPGTLLDAIKQTEADLGHKVQLIHYLSLPPVAFEPTTKAIKAHGLNTANAKVVYEKPYGTSLESFHQLDDLVHSAFDEEQIYRIDHFLGKEATQNLYLTRFANRLFGDVWNRRHIAQVQIDVPETLDIADRADFYDATGAMLDMLATHLFQVAAEVALEPPLSMEPDDVQAARESVIAAFRPLDPKEVVLGQYASYLDTEGVEKGSKTETFAAARLWIDTDRWRGVPFLLRTGKMMKESAQKVSLIFKPSDGPLDHIHPDANAIVFDLKGNGAIDIRLTVKKPGPDPLPAESATSLSLANVAPGSMAPYTSLIHDVLAGNRMLFTSSTGLESAFQAFQPMLSDARPQVEIYDDHSWGPPSAKELTGPCGWLLGD; encoded by the coding sequence GTGCCTGATTCCACCGACGCGCAGCAGTCCGACGACGCCCAGAAGCCGGATCCGATCGAGGACCCGACCGCGATCATCCTCTACGGCGGGACCGGCGACCTCGCCAAGCGCATGGTGCTCCCCGCCATCTACGCGCTCTTCACCCACGGCCTCCTGCCGAAGCAGTTCCGCCTGATCGGGAACGGTCGCGGCGACGTGTCGGCCGAGGAGTTCGCGAAGCACATCCGCGACTCGCTGGCCGAGTTCGCCGACGCTCCCGAGGACGACGAGTTCGCGGAGTTCGCCAAGAACGTCTCCTTCGCCGGCGGCGGCTTCAAGGAGAGCGACCCCGGCACGCTGCTGGACGCGATCAAGCAGACCGAGGCCGACCTGGGCCACAAGGTCCAGCTGATCCACTACCTGTCGCTGCCCCCGGTCGCCTTCGAGCCGACCACCAAGGCGATCAAGGCGCACGGGCTCAACACCGCGAACGCCAAGGTCGTCTACGAGAAGCCGTACGGCACCTCGCTGGAGAGCTTCCACCAGCTCGACGACCTCGTGCACAGCGCCTTCGACGAGGAGCAGATCTACCGGATCGACCACTTCCTCGGCAAGGAGGCGACGCAGAACCTCTACCTGACGCGCTTCGCCAACCGGCTCTTCGGCGACGTCTGGAACCGCCGCCACATCGCCCAGGTGCAGATCGACGTCCCCGAGACCCTCGACATCGCCGACCGAGCCGACTTCTACGACGCCACCGGCGCCATGCTCGACATGCTCGCGACCCACCTGTTCCAGGTGGCCGCCGAGGTCGCGCTGGAGCCGCCGCTGAGCATGGAGCCCGACGACGTGCAGGCCGCCCGCGAGTCCGTGATCGCCGCGTTCCGCCCGCTCGACCCCAAGGAGGTCGTGCTGGGCCAGTACGCGAGCTACCTCGACACCGAGGGCGTGGAGAAGGGCTCCAAGACCGAGACCTTCGCCGCGGCCCGGCTGTGGATCGACACCGACCGCTGGCGCGGGGTGCCCTTCCTGCTGCGCACCGGCAAGATGATGAAGGAGAGCGCCCAGAAGGTCAGCCTGATCTTCAAGCCCTCCGACGGTCCCCTGGACCACATCCACCCGGACGCGAACGCGATCGTCTTCGACCTCAAGGGCAACGGCGCGATCGACATCCGCCTCACGGTCAAGAAGCCGGGCCCCGACCCGCTGCCCGCCGAGAGCGCGACCTCGCTCAGCCTGGCCAACGTCGCCCCCGGCTCGATGGCGCCGTACACCTCGCTGATCCACGACGTCCTGGCCGGCAACCGGATGCTTTTCACCAGCTCCACCGGCCTCGAGTCCGCCTTCCAGGCCTTCCAGCCGATGCTGTCCGACGCCCGCCCCCAGGTCGAGATCTACGACGACCACTCGTGGGGTCCGCCGTCGGCCAAGGAGCTCACCGGCCCGTGCGGCTGGCTGCTCGGCGACTGA
- a CDS encoding RecQ family ATP-dependent DNA helicase: MSTMTTSSAASVLERVIAAMAGPEARPRPDQVRAVEELVVRHQRVLVVQATGWGKSAVYWAATAALREQGAGPTLVVSPLLALMRDQIAAAERAGLKAATINSTNLDAWAQVLNDVRAGTIDVLLISPERLANPAFAAQLPDLLGSVGLLVIDEAHCVSDWGFDFRPDYQRLTRSMLGLAPGTPVLATTATANERVTADVAHQLGEDTVTLRGSLARSSLTLSVVPPMSVLERYAWVAEALRTLPGSGIVYVLTVAETLRVSAFLTEQGLDVAPYSGQSQDREQLEDRLRDNQVKALVATSALGMGYDKPDLAFCIHLGSPSSPVAYYQQVGRAGRALDDAVAVLVPAESDERIWEYFATAGIPDEQQVERVLDVLGAEAQSLPTIESATGMRRGRLEGLLKVLAVDDAVERRAGGWISTGKGWYYDQAKWSALRQVRAAEADLMRKYAHGEGCLMQFLQLALDDPDPRRCGRCSVCTGRLPAPGARPSEDAVAAARTFFRGQDVVVEPRKLWPSGVERKGKITFLEPGRALAFADDPAWSSELAQLWRSDAEAPPAVLAGCVEVLRRWSKTWERPVAVVAMPSRRFPRLVTSVAEHLARIGRLPLVDALEVGGPPPAVDASSAARAKDLMVRTRVREGVSFDGPVLLVDDTIRSRWSLTVAGALLNDIGATRVLPLALHQLP; encoded by the coding sequence ATGAGCACGATGACGACCAGCAGCGCGGCCTCGGTCCTGGAACGCGTGATCGCGGCGATGGCCGGGCCGGAGGCCCGCCCCCGCCCGGACCAGGTGCGCGCGGTCGAGGAGCTCGTGGTCCGGCACCAGCGCGTCCTGGTCGTTCAGGCCACCGGCTGGGGCAAGTCCGCCGTCTACTGGGCGGCGACAGCGGCGCTCCGTGAGCAGGGGGCGGGGCCGACGCTGGTGGTGTCGCCGCTGCTGGCCCTGATGCGCGACCAGATCGCCGCCGCGGAACGGGCCGGCCTCAAGGCGGCCACGATCAACTCGACCAACCTCGACGCGTGGGCCCAGGTGCTCAACGACGTCCGCGCGGGCACGATCGACGTGCTGCTGATCTCGCCCGAGCGGCTGGCCAACCCGGCCTTCGCCGCGCAGCTGCCCGACCTGCTGGGCTCGGTCGGCCTGCTCGTCATCGACGAGGCCCACTGCGTCTCGGACTGGGGCTTCGACTTCCGGCCCGACTACCAGCGCCTGACCCGCAGCATGCTCGGCCTCGCGCCGGGGACGCCGGTGCTGGCCACGACGGCGACGGCGAACGAGCGCGTCACCGCCGACGTCGCCCACCAGCTGGGCGAGGACACGGTGACGCTGCGCGGCTCCCTCGCGCGCTCGTCGCTCACGCTCTCCGTCGTGCCGCCGATGTCGGTGCTCGAGCGGTACGCCTGGGTGGCCGAGGCGCTTCGCACTCTGCCCGGCTCGGGCATCGTCTACGTCCTCACCGTCGCCGAGACCCTGCGCGTCTCGGCGTTCCTGACCGAGCAGGGCCTCGACGTCGCGCCGTACTCGGGGCAGAGCCAGGACCGCGAGCAGCTGGAGGACCGGCTCCGCGACAACCAGGTCAAGGCGCTGGTCGCGACGTCGGCGCTGGGCATGGGCTACGACAAGCCCGACCTCGCGTTCTGCATCCACCTGGGTTCGCCGAGCTCGCCCGTCGCCTACTACCAGCAGGTCGGCCGAGCCGGGCGCGCGCTCGACGACGCGGTCGCGGTGCTGGTGCCGGCGGAGTCCGACGAGCGGATCTGGGAGTACTTCGCCACCGCGGGCATCCCGGACGAGCAGCAGGTGGAGCGGGTGCTCGACGTGCTGGGTGCCGAGGCGCAGTCGTTGCCCACGATCGAGTCGGCCACCGGCATGCGGCGCGGACGGCTCGAGGGCCTGCTCAAGGTCCTCGCCGTCGACGACGCGGTGGAGCGGCGGGCCGGGGGCTGGATCTCCACCGGCAAGGGCTGGTACTACGACCAGGCCAAGTGGTCGGCGCTGCGGCAGGTGCGGGCGGCCGAGGCCGACCTGATGCGCAAGTACGCGCACGGCGAGGGCTGCCTCATGCAGTTCCTGCAGCTGGCGCTCGACGACCCGGACCCGCGCCGCTGCGGCCGCTGCTCGGTCTGCACGGGCCGGCTGCCCGCCCCCGGTGCCCGGCCGTCGGAGGACGCGGTGGCGGCGGCCCGCACGTTCTTTCGCGGGCAGGACGTGGTCGTCGAGCCGCGCAAGCTCTGGCCGAGCGGGGTCGAGCGTAAGGGCAAGATCACCTTCCTGGAGCCGGGACGGGCACTGGCCTTCGCCGACGACCCGGCGTGGAGCTCCGAGCTCGCTCAGCTGTGGCGCTCCGACGCGGAGGCGCCGCCCGCGGTGCTGGCCGGCTGCGTCGAGGTGCTACGGCGCTGGTCGAAGACCTGGGAACGCCCGGTCGCGGTCGTGGCGATGCCGTCGCGCCGGTTCCCGCGCCTGGTCACCTCGGTGGCCGAGCACCTGGCCCGGATCGGACGGCTGCCGCTGGTCGACGCGCTCGAGGTGGGCGGCCCGCCGCCCGCGGTCGACGCGAGCTCCGCGGCGCGGGCCAAGGACCTGATGGTCCGCACCCGCGTCCGGGAGGGGGTGTCGTTCGACGGACCCGTGCTGCTGGTGGACGACACGATCCGCAGCCGGTGGAGTCTCACCGTCGCGGGCGCGCTGCTGAACGACATCGGCGCGACCCGGGTACTTCCGCTGGCCCTGCACCAGCTGCCCTGA
- a CDS encoding MoaD/ThiS family protein: MSANVRIPTILRTYTGGLKEVEASGHTVAHVLESLDADYPGLKARIVDDTGALRRFVNVYVGDDDVRFIGGLEAEVPDNGSVSIIPAVAGG, from the coding sequence ATGAGCGCCAACGTCCGCATCCCCACGATCCTGCGCACCTACACCGGCGGGCTCAAGGAGGTCGAGGCCAGCGGCCACACGGTCGCCCACGTGCTGGAGTCCCTCGACGCCGACTACCCGGGCCTCAAGGCACGGATCGTCGACGACACCGGCGCCCTGCGCCGCTTCGTGAACGTCTACGTCGGCGACGACGACGTCCGCTTCATCGGCGGCCTGGAGGCCGAGGTGCCCGACAACGGCAGCGTCTCGATCATCCCGGCCGTCGCCGGCGGCTAG